A stretch of Sulfurimonas autotrophica DSM 16294 DNA encodes these proteins:
- the lolA gene encoding LolA-like outer membrane lipoprotein chaperone, translating to MKRVILAALLATSAYATLNNINSFEADFLQNITDDKGVKITYSGHITASKPRYALWQYHKPIQKSVYILPNKIIVIEPDLEQVIIKHLNENFDLFKIIHNAKKIDKNKYLAKFKNKEYIIKIEDSKIKSISYKDELDNDIKIMFKNQEENKKISKEKYIPHIPDEYDIVTE from the coding sequence ATGAAAAGAGTAATTTTAGCTGCATTATTGGCAACATCAGCCTATGCAACCCTAAATAATATAAATAGTTTTGAAGCTGATTTTTTACAAAATATCACAGATGATAAAGGTGTCAAAATTACATACAGCGGACATATAACAGCCTCAAAGCCACGATATGCATTATGGCAGTACCATAAACCGATTCAAAAGAGTGTTTATATTCTGCCAAATAAAATTATTGTAATTGAGCCAGATTTAGAACAGGTTATCATTAAACATCTCAATGAAAATTTTGATCTCTTTAAAATTATTCATAATGCAAAAAAGATTGATAAAAACAAATATTTGGCAAAATTTAAAAATAAAGAATACATAATAAAAATAGAAGACTCTAAAATAAAATCTATTTCCTATAAAGATGAGTTGGATAATGACATAAAAATAATGTTTAAAAATCAAGAAGAAAATAAAAAAATATCGAAAGAAAAATATATACCTCATATTCCGGATGAATATGATATTGTAACAGAGTAA